In Mercenaria mercenaria strain notata unplaced genomic scaffold, MADL_Memer_1 contig_3645, whole genome shotgun sequence, a single window of DNA contains:
- the LOC128553262 gene encoding receptor-type tyrosine-protein phosphatase eta-like produces LNVNLAGLNFKLKTIGTNDIILCWRINPDNFVGSDYFSYVFVDVYSQSDDEYVTTLNESRTAKKEEYDLSVNNLTSGTNYTFIYYVKSENGIPSKDKKQSSSYTRPLPPPHAASISKVTRHSFAIRWKDDQSLRYSSYNIVISPVLASLNVTCDDLDLEKGNCSLQRKANVTALVFDGLAPGNLYSVTIYTSIAGLYSESGLHNSTYTIPLLPNKVFIPEDNISNSSLYVQYEDPASNFTHWSLTISNKHIPYTMTMMVPMNVSSVHFHYLQPGTEYSITVQTSVPGFYSINKTTLKTFTRPSDLQSIDIPKEMVHASNFTVNYGVWDDMYNYIQFTICNVSCITETQTKGILKKTIYSLTAATFYKIEAFAVKNTSQNVLKSKNPGTGASFSAPERPTSFRDTVESKSVTIDLSGNSHLLFDYYKIQYNNKTERLLNRTEGRAVLSELTPGTEYTFEVYTVLTGIMSDGFSTITTFTLPLLPNKVFIPEDNISNNSLNVQYEDPASNFTQWVLQIFYISTEEQIINTKMVPMNVSSVQFDNLQPGTEYSITVLTSVPGFYSSNKTTLRTFTRPEPLVDAERSIASISVDNIRVLLAPNSSKHCDKYLLQISPRPEIGKDTFEIFRNASDLSHTFKNLNASTQYNITITNHTAQFAQPDTKLY; encoded by the exons CTCAACGAGAGCCGCACTGCGAAAAAAGAAGAATATGATCTGTCAGTAAATAACCTTACTTCCGGGACAAACTACACCTTTATATATTATGTGAAATCGGAGAATGGCATTCCAAGCAAAGACAAAAAGCAATCATCTTCTTATACCC GACCATTGCCACCTCCTCATGCTGCAAGTATCAGCAAAGTCACCCGGCATAGTTTCGCAATCAGATGGAAGGACGATCAGAGTTTAAGGTATTCTAGCTACAACATCGTTATTTCTCCTGTATTGGCATCTCTTAATGTTACATGTGATGACCTAGATTTAGAAAAAGGCAACTGTTCACTACAACGCAAGGCAAATGTAACAGCCTTGGTATTTGATGGACTCGCTCCAGGAAACCTGTATTCAGTCACGATCTACACATCAATTGCCGGTTTATACAGTGAATCTGGACTACACAATAGTACATATACAA TACCACTGCTTCCAAATAAAGTTTTCATCCCGGAAGACAACATCAGCAACAGCAGTTTGTACGTACAATACGAAGATCCAGCATCAAATTTCACACACTGGAGTTTGACAATTTCTAATAAACATATACCTTACACCATGACCATGATGGTGCCTATGAATGTGTCTTCAGTTCACTTTCATTACTTACAGCCTGGAACAGAATACAGTATAACTGTGCAAACAAGCGTACCGGGCTTCTACAGCATAAACAAAACGACGTTAAAAACATTTACAA GACCAAGTGACCTTCAGTCTATCGATATACCAAAAGAGATGGTGCATGCATCTAATTTTACAGTCAACTATGGAGTTTGGGATGATATGTACAATTACATCCAATTTACAATTTgtaatgtttcatgtattactgagACTCAGACCAAGGGAATCTTGAAAAAGACAATTTACAGTCTTACAGCAgctacattttacaaaatagaaGCATTTGCTGTAAAAAATACAAGTCAAAATGTATTGAAGAGTAAAAACCCAGGGACAGGGGCTTCATTTTCAG CTCCCGAAAGGCCCACTTCATTTAGAGACACGGTTGAATCTAAAAGTGTTACAATAGATCTTTCTGGAAACAGTCACTTACTATTCGACTATTACAAAATTCAATACAACAATAAAACTGAGAGATTATTGAATCGCACCGAAGGGAGAGCAGTATTATCAGAACTAACGCCTGGCACTGAATACACTTTTGAGGTTTACACAGTTCTAACTGGAATAATGAGTGACGGGTTTTCCACAATAACAACATTTACAC TACCACTACTTCCAAATAAAGTTTTCATCCCGGAAGACAACATCAGCAACAACAGTTTGAACGTACAATACGAAGATCCAGCATCAAATTTCACACAATgggttttgcaaatattttatatatcaactGAGGAACAAATAATAAACACCAAGATGGTACCTATGAATGTGTCTTCAGTTCAGTTTGATAACTTACAGCCTGGAACAGAATACAGTATCACTGTGTTAACAAGTGTACCGGGCTTCTATAGCAGCAACAAAACGACATTAAGAACATTTACAa GACCTGAACCGTTGGTTGATGCTGAGAGAAGTATAGCAAGTATTTCAGTAGATAATATACGTGTACTTTTGGCACCAAATAGTAGCAAACATTGTGATAAGTATTTGCTGCAAATATCACCTCGACCAGAAATCGGGAAGGATACTTTCGAAATATTTAGAAACGCTAGTGATCTTTCTCATACGTTCAAAAACCTTAATGCTAGCACGCAATACAACATTACAATAACG aatcaCACAGCCCAGTTTGCCCAGCCAGATACAAAGCtatattaa